One Roseimaritima multifibrata DNA window includes the following coding sequences:
- a CDS encoding DUF1501 domain-containing protein, protein MHPLEKYELQMTRRQLLSRGRGCLGVAALASLMQQDQASALAGSQGVVGGSGNAGGVPGLPHFPGTAKRVIYLFMAGGPSHIDMFDYKPALKEIHGTELPESIRNGQRLTGMSSGQSTFPCVAPMFNFKRYGERGTWVNSDLLPHTASVVDEMTIIKTMNTEAINHDPAITYINTGTQQLGRPSMGSWLSYGLGSPNENLPAYVTMISVGASPGQALFSRLWGSGPLPSKHQGVQFRSGGDPVLYLNNPAGVDAGIRRKLLDAVGKLNETRFDDVGDPEIQTRIAQYEMAYRMQTSVPDLMDIESESEATFQMYGPDAKKPGSFAANCILARRLAERGVPFVQLFHRGWDQHGNLPRELKKNCQGVDQPAAALIKDLKQRGMLEDTVVVFGGEFGRTIYSQGKLTKDNHGRDHHGRCFTTWVAGGGFKRGFDYGTTDDYSYNIVENPVHINDFNATLLHTLGIDHRRFTIKYQGLDLKLTGVEEAKVVRDVLAAS, encoded by the coding sequence ATGCATCCATTAGAAAAATACGAACTGCAGATGACTCGGCGACAACTGTTGTCGCGGGGACGTGGGTGTTTAGGCGTAGCCGCCCTGGCGTCGCTTATGCAGCAGGACCAAGCCTCTGCGCTGGCAGGCAGCCAAGGGGTTGTTGGTGGTTCGGGAAATGCTGGCGGGGTGCCCGGATTGCCCCATTTTCCCGGAACGGCAAAGCGAGTGATCTATCTGTTTATGGCGGGAGGTCCAAGCCATATCGATATGTTTGATTACAAGCCTGCGCTGAAAGAGATTCACGGAACAGAACTGCCGGAATCGATCCGAAATGGACAGCGTTTGACCGGTATGTCGAGTGGACAGTCGACGTTTCCGTGTGTGGCCCCGATGTTTAACTTCAAACGCTACGGAGAACGTGGGACTTGGGTGAATAGCGATCTGCTGCCCCATACCGCTTCGGTCGTCGACGAAATGACGATCATCAAAACGATGAATACCGAAGCGATCAACCATGATCCAGCGATCACGTACATCAACACGGGGACTCAGCAGTTAGGTCGCCCAAGCATGGGGTCGTGGCTGAGCTATGGGTTGGGAAGCCCCAACGAAAACCTGCCCGCCTACGTCACCATGATCTCGGTCGGGGCGAGCCCCGGGCAGGCGCTGTTTTCAAGGTTGTGGGGAAGTGGGCCCCTCCCTTCAAAGCATCAAGGTGTGCAGTTTCGCAGCGGTGGAGACCCCGTGCTGTATCTGAATAATCCGGCGGGCGTCGATGCGGGAATCCGACGCAAACTTTTGGATGCCGTTGGCAAACTGAATGAGACTCGCTTCGATGATGTGGGGGATCCAGAAATCCAAACCCGGATTGCTCAGTACGAAATGGCCTATCGGATGCAAACGTCTGTTCCGGATTTAATGGACATTGAATCGGAATCGGAAGCGACCTTCCAAATGTACGGACCCGACGCCAAAAAGCCGGGGTCCTTCGCTGCGAATTGCATATTGGCGCGCCGGTTGGCCGAACGTGGTGTCCCTTTTGTGCAGCTGTTTCATCGCGGTTGGGATCAGCACGGCAACCTGCCGCGTGAACTAAAAAAGAACTGCCAGGGCGTCGATCAACCCGCTGCCGCTTTGATCAAAGATCTAAAGCAACGAGGGATGCTAGAGGATACGGTCGTGGTGTTCGGCGGAGAATTTGGCAGGACGATCTATAGCCAAGGGAAATTAACAAAGGACAACCACGGGCGCGATCACCATGGGCGTTGCTTCACAACCTGGGTGGCTGGAGGCGGTTTTAAGCGTGGCTTCGATTATGGAACTACCGACGACTACAGCTACAACATTGTTGAAAACCCCGTCCATATCAATGATTTCAATGCTACGTTGTTGCATACCCTGGGAATCGATCACCGCCGGTTTACGATCAAATATCAGGGGTTGGACTTGAAATTGACCGGAGTCGAAGAAGCGAAGGTTGTTCGTGATGTATTGGCGGCCAGCTAA
- a CDS encoding M50 family metallopeptidase, which translates to MNTDSSSDETKPSESADTTPDPQLIATAFHEAGHAVMAIMLGRSVEKVTITPKRMPVEGIRLGVCKIQKGKTKASRDWMEDEILILLAGMVAEESVTGRYCESGAASDLRIVRGLLRNRPGSERQLAKIEKRLLEKTVYLLDDDEHRQAIERIAKELLMKTTISGRAARHFYNMSVAS; encoded by the coding sequence ATGAATACGGATTCCAGTAGTGATGAAACGAAACCTAGCGAATCGGCCGACACCACTCCCGATCCCCAATTGATCGCGACCGCGTTTCACGAAGCCGGCCATGCCGTCATGGCAATCATGTTGGGACGCTCGGTCGAAAAGGTCACGATCACTCCTAAGCGGATGCCTGTCGAAGGAATTCGTTTAGGTGTCTGCAAAATTCAAAAAGGGAAAACCAAAGCTTCGCGAGATTGGATGGAGGATGAAATTCTGATCCTGTTGGCCGGAATGGTTGCCGAAGAGAGTGTGACTGGAAGGTACTGCGAATCGGGCGCCGCAAGTGATTTGCGTATCGTGCGAGGTCTGCTGCGAAATCGTCCTGGAAGCGAACGCCAGTTAGCAAAAATCGAGAAGCGACTGTTGGAGAAGACGGTCTATTTGCTGGATGATGATGAGCATCGCCAGGCTATTGAACGGATCGCTAAAGAGCTGCTGATGAAGACAACCATCAGCGGTCGAGCGGCTCGCCATTTCTACAACATGTCGGTCGCTAGTTAA
- a CDS encoding porin: protein MLARLSNWNLALKCPWGHFQVRPLQGDFMRTQGTVRFALLALIVCVYHVFAIGQEFTEPPLTIEQLQVQLNEQAAQIKDLHRRLEESDGPFGLQPESLGSGCTPGMVDRVPLAADVPSEAECDTSEDAGKVKTLNFYADYDRGFVIRPFDAKKHPFELKVKGWIQFRHHGFARNADSWTDNSGVRRPIRNRNAFDIERARMTFSGHAIDPRLTYFLQLDGDTDDGHVVDFFDYWWAWQFTDAFQIQFGKRKVPAGRQWLLGARRTRLVDRPLAVDFFRPDRTVGIFGVGKFAQHGHYEVMIGNGYRTANLPNSETDNNFTYAATSYIDPAGAFGGQLVDFNQTPTSLWRLGHSFSFSPQRSTQNGSSLEEADFVRLSDGTRLTQPGALQAGVTVSEFDLWLYGIDVSWKRQGWSLTSEVFLRWLDNIEGNGPIANDNLFQNGFYVEGGKFLVKKMLDFNVRYSFVSGDYGKSNEYAAGFNYYPLAKPQLKLSFDVTQLDGSPNQNRASDILVGDTGTLFRTQVQAEF from the coding sequence ATGCTAGCGAGACTGTCCAACTGGAACTTGGCTCTGAAGTGCCCTTGGGGGCATTTTCAGGTCCGTCCGCTCCAAGGGGATTTCATGCGCACTCAGGGGACGGTTCGGTTCGCGTTATTGGCCCTAATCGTTTGTGTCTACCACGTTTTCGCGATTGGGCAAGAATTCACGGAGCCCCCGCTGACGATTGAGCAGTTGCAGGTTCAATTGAATGAACAAGCGGCCCAGATTAAGGATCTCCATCGACGTCTGGAGGAGAGTGACGGACCGTTTGGCTTGCAGCCTGAATCGCTTGGTTCCGGGTGCACTCCTGGGATGGTCGATCGAGTTCCGTTGGCGGCAGACGTCCCCAGCGAAGCGGAATGCGATACGTCTGAGGATGCCGGCAAAGTTAAAACGCTGAATTTTTATGCCGATTACGACCGTGGTTTTGTGATCCGCCCGTTTGATGCGAAGAAGCATCCATTCGAATTGAAGGTCAAGGGTTGGATTCAGTTTCGTCATCATGGTTTTGCTCGAAACGCGGACTCCTGGACCGACAATTCGGGAGTCAGGCGTCCTATCCGAAACCGCAACGCGTTTGATATTGAGCGGGCGCGAATGACGTTCTCCGGGCATGCTATCGACCCGCGGTTGACCTACTTTCTGCAACTGGATGGCGACACCGATGACGGTCATGTTGTCGATTTTTTTGACTACTGGTGGGCTTGGCAATTCACCGATGCTTTCCAAATTCAGTTTGGAAAACGGAAGGTGCCGGCGGGCCGCCAGTGGTTGCTCGGTGCCCGGCGGACTCGGTTGGTCGACCGTCCGTTGGCGGTCGATTTCTTTCGCCCGGACCGGACCGTGGGAATTTTTGGAGTCGGGAAATTTGCGCAGCACGGGCACTATGAAGTGATGATTGGAAACGGGTATCGAACCGCAAACCTTCCCAATTCCGAAACCGACAATAACTTTACGTATGCCGCGACCAGCTATATCGATCCTGCTGGCGCCTTCGGCGGTCAATTGGTGGATTTCAATCAAACACCGACGTCGCTATGGCGACTGGGGCATTCCTTTTCCTTTTCGCCGCAAAGATCAACGCAAAATGGAAGCTCTCTTGAGGAAGCCGACTTCGTGCGACTTTCCGACGGGACCCGTTTGACGCAGCCTGGTGCTTTACAGGCAGGTGTAACCGTTTCCGAATTCGATCTTTGGCTGTATGGGATCGATGTCAGCTGGAAACGTCAGGGGTGGAGTCTTACCTCGGAAGTCTTCCTGCGATGGTTAGACAATATTGAGGGAAATGGTCCCATCGCTAACGACAATCTGTTTCAGAACGGGTTTTACGTTGAAGGAGGAAAGTTTCTGGTCAAGAAAATGCTCGACTTCAACGTGCGATATTCGTTCGTGTCAGGGGATTATGGAAAATCGAACGAGTACGCTGCTGGATTTAATTATTATCCACTGGCGAAGCCACAGTTAAAGCTGTCGTTTGATGTGACGCAATTGGACGGTAGCCCAAATCAAAATCGTGCCAGCGATATTTTGGTGGGCGACACCGGAACCTTGTTCCGGACTCAGGTTCAAGCCGAATTCTAA
- a CDS encoding DUF1559 domain-containing protein, with product MKKRHLHGRLGFTLVELLVVIAIIGVLVGLLLPAVQAAREAARRMSCTNNLKQLGLALHNYHDTHKTMPYAVTGMGGITSGTATPAPGQTRNQKGWVMVLPYIEQQNLYDLFDFRYAAGVRQSGSNTIDGPLPGEVGNANDVVASTVLAAFLCPSDPNPEQYATISSTSYSISPGTTTLQGAFTNYDFSAARTSSSADRWSSISLQTRRMFGHDDGTKMSAVVDGLSNTIAIAETLRNTYDGVSQTWGYTKHVGNGVDPAWARGLNDNECCAWQSPAYSQTPLPSRLGEWATAGSIHPAGANFTLGDGSVQFLSETINLTVLQRLTYIGDGQPVGEY from the coding sequence ATGAAAAAGAGACACTTGCACGGCCGGCTCGGCTTTACATTAGTAGAACTGTTAGTAGTGATTGCGATTATTGGTGTTTTGGTAGGTTTGCTTTTGCCTGCAGTCCAAGCGGCCCGCGAAGCTGCCAGGCGAATGTCCTGCACCAATAACCTCAAACAATTGGGGCTGGCACTTCACAACTACCACGACACGCACAAGACGATGCCGTATGCCGTCACGGGAATGGGTGGCATCACCAGCGGCACAGCTACCCCAGCTCCAGGGCAGACTCGAAACCAAAAAGGCTGGGTGATGGTCTTGCCATACATCGAGCAGCAGAACCTGTACGACCTGTTTGATTTCCGTTACGCCGCTGGAGTTCGCCAGTCGGGATCCAATACGATCGATGGTCCACTTCCAGGTGAAGTAGGAAATGCCAATGACGTGGTTGCCAGCACCGTCCTTGCCGCGTTCCTCTGTCCTTCCGACCCAAACCCGGAACAGTACGCAACCATCAGTTCAACTTCCTATTCGATTTCGCCGGGAACGACGACATTGCAAGGTGCGTTTACGAACTATGACTTCAGTGCCGCTCGAACGAGCAGCTCCGCGGACCGTTGGAGTTCGATCTCGCTGCAAACACGGCGAATGTTTGGACATGATGATGGCACCAAAATGTCAGCCGTCGTCGACGGGTTAAGCAACACCATTGCGATCGCCGAGACCTTGCGGAACACCTATGACGGAGTCTCCCAAACTTGGGGATACACCAAACACGTTGGCAACGGCGTCGACCCAGCATGGGCTCGAGGGCTGAACGACAACGAATGTTGTGCATGGCAGTCGCCTGCTTACAGCCAGACCCCGCTGCCATCACGTCTTGGCGAATGGGCAACCGCGGGAAGTATCCATCCAGCGGGTGCTAACTTCACCTTGGGTGACGGCTCGGTTCAATTCCTAAGCGAGACGATCAACCTAACCGTCCTGCAGCGTCTGACCTACATCGGGGACGGACAGCCTGTCGGCGAGTATTGA
- a CDS encoding response regulator, with product MDLNMPRKDGCEVSRKIKQTEGLESIPVVILTTRNNEADIAISDWHHASGYIPKNE from the coding sequence TTGGATTTAAACATGCCCCGCAAGGATGGCTGTGAAGTTTCAAGAAAAATCAAACAAACCGAGGGGCTGGAATCGATCCCAGTGGTGATCCTCACGACAAGAAACAATGAAGCCGATATCGCGATCAGCGACTGGCACCACGCCAGCGGCTACATCCCCAAAAACGAATAA
- a CDS encoding CHASE domain-containing protein — protein sequence MTTRPSTIAPPQTRSKRSTAIRGMHWLVLGVSLALTFFAWHYSKSQHDARIQALFDREADQTVELVKERMQKYEDALWSGVAMLDASDQEIGLQQWKRYVESLNLDSKYPGINGLGIIHSVPTPSLPNYLAKRKAETPQFQIHPAQNQETLLPISFIVPVKPNSKAIGLNMAHEPNRFRAALKAKESGAAQVTGTIHLVQNSEKTPGFLFYAPFYRDQQHATLEQRNANFAGMVYAPFIVKELLEGVLRKENRSVGLRLTDGTTILYDEHVASEADYDPSPLFTESRLVEMYGRTWEFDIWSAKSFRKSANDSQPHAILIAGILIDLLLLVVFVTLSQASQMAHSYAEGMTRQLEVNNQQLQKEIQERKATDARLREINTSLEESRTTLQGLFDQSFNFISLMALDGTLLQINRTALELVGANEKEVLYQPCWNTIWWSHSSALQERLRDAIRLATAGEADRFEAVHPVADSADQATVQVDVSVSPITNAAGDVIFIVMESRDISRLKEQEAETEKLLSDLGQSNSELEQFAYVASHDLQEPLRKISSYASLLEEECGDEVNEDGQAYIHVIVDGASRMKHLIQDLLAFSRIGRRGDTMEPVDTTQCLQDAIESLEISIAESEATITFDRMPAVLADQSQLIMLFQNLVGNALKYRTETPPVIEIEATDRGQEIEITIKDNGIGIAPRYQERIFEIFQRLHNRREYSGTGIGLAVCKRIVERFEGTIRVEPNAPQGSTFLITLPKPSPPDRKHAIAFPPSQEPSTNGFLAASDPHHTVG from the coding sequence ATGACAACCCGCCCCTCAACCATCGCTCCTCCGCAGACGCGTTCCAAACGGAGCACGGCGATTCGCGGAATGCATTGGCTGGTTTTGGGGGTCTCGTTAGCGCTAACATTCTTCGCATGGCACTACTCAAAATCCCAGCACGATGCACGCATCCAGGCACTGTTTGATCGCGAAGCCGACCAGACCGTTGAATTGGTCAAAGAAAGGATGCAGAAATACGAAGACGCGCTCTGGAGCGGGGTGGCGATGCTGGACGCTTCGGACCAGGAAATCGGTCTACAGCAGTGGAAACGCTATGTAGAGAGCTTGAACCTGGATTCCAAGTATCCGGGGATTAACGGACTGGGAATCATTCACTCGGTCCCCACCCCATCTTTGCCCAACTACCTCGCAAAACGGAAAGCGGAAACCCCGCAATTCCAAATCCACCCAGCGCAAAACCAAGAGACGCTATTACCGATCAGCTTCATAGTACCGGTAAAGCCTAATTCCAAGGCAATTGGTTTGAATATGGCACACGAACCGAACCGGTTCCGAGCCGCTCTTAAAGCGAAAGAGTCGGGTGCGGCTCAGGTCACCGGCACGATTCACTTGGTTCAAAACAGCGAGAAGACGCCTGGTTTTTTGTTCTACGCCCCGTTTTACCGAGACCAACAACACGCAACGCTCGAACAAAGAAATGCCAACTTTGCCGGCATGGTCTACGCTCCGTTTATCGTGAAAGAACTACTCGAAGGGGTGCTGCGAAAAGAGAACCGTTCGGTTGGGCTGCGACTGACAGACGGCACGACCATCCTGTATGACGAACATGTTGCCAGCGAAGCGGATTACGACCCTTCCCCTCTGTTCACCGAATCCCGTTTGGTCGAAATGTACGGTCGGACCTGGGAATTTGATATTTGGAGCGCCAAGTCCTTTCGTAAAAGCGCCAACGACAGTCAGCCGCATGCCATTTTGATCGCCGGGATTTTGATCGATCTGTTGCTACTGGTTGTTTTTGTCACCCTCTCCCAAGCCTCCCAAATGGCTCACTCCTATGCCGAAGGAATGACACGGCAATTAGAAGTCAACAACCAGCAATTGCAAAAAGAAATTCAAGAGCGCAAAGCGACCGACGCCCGACTACGTGAAATCAACACTTCGCTGGAAGAATCTCGCACGACGCTGCAGGGGCTTTTTGACCAAAGCTTTAACTTCATCAGTTTGATGGCCCTTGATGGCACGTTACTTCAAATCAACCGTACTGCACTGGAACTGGTTGGCGCCAACGAAAAGGAAGTGCTTTACCAACCCTGCTGGAATACGATTTGGTGGTCTCATTCATCAGCGCTTCAGGAACGCCTTCGCGATGCCATCCGGTTAGCGACCGCTGGGGAAGCGGACCGGTTCGAAGCCGTCCACCCCGTTGCCGATTCCGCAGACCAGGCGACCGTCCAAGTCGACGTCTCCGTTTCGCCGATCACCAACGCGGCAGGCGATGTCATTTTCATTGTGATGGAAAGTCGTGACATCTCTCGACTGAAAGAACAAGAAGCCGAGACCGAGAAACTGCTCAGCGACCTAGGTCAAAGCAACAGTGAACTGGAACAGTTCGCGTACGTCGCTTCGCACGACCTCCAAGAACCCCTGCGAAAAATCTCCTCCTATGCCTCCTTGCTGGAAGAGGAATGTGGAGACGAAGTGAACGAAGATGGCCAAGCCTATATCCATGTCATCGTCGATGGTGCCTCGCGAATGAAGCACTTGATCCAGGACCTGTTAGCGTTTTCACGGATCGGGCGTCGAGGCGACACGATGGAGCCGGTCGATACCACGCAATGCCTTCAGGATGCGATTGAAAGTTTGGAAATTTCGATCGCTGAAAGCGAAGCGACCATCACCTTTGATCGAATGCCAGCCGTCCTCGCCGATCAAAGTCAATTGATCATGCTGTTTCAGAACCTTGTCGGCAACGCGTTGAAGTACCGGACGGAGACGCCACCGGTTATTGAAATCGAAGCGACCGACCGAGGACAGGAAATTGAAATCACGATCAAGGACAACGGAATCGGCATCGCCCCCCGATACCAAGAACGTATTTTCGAAATTTTTCAGCGGCTCCACAATCGCCGCGAATACTCGGGAACCGGAATCGGTTTAGCCGTGTGCAAACGAATCGTGGAACGATTCGAGGGGACGATTCGTGTTGAACCGAACGCGCCTCAAGGAAGCACTTTCCTGATCACCCTTCCGAAACCAAGCCCTCCTGACCGAAAGCATGCAATCGCCTTTCCTCCCTCACAGGAACCATCCACCAACGGATTCCTTGCGGCCTCAGACCCACACCATACTGTTGGTTAA
- a CDS encoding GGDEF domain-containing response regulator, which translates to MRISRQFAALEQLIAADEDRSVDTGNSSSHGFVGSGNDSSFSVLLIEDDDADALLLKRLLKRAPHATFTITHESSLVSALKQIKQSDFDVAIVDINLPDARNAESFEQIRALDSRLPIVVLTGDDSEELAIYAIRCGAQDYLTKGEVSGPTLARALRFAIVRHRMVLGLQTAAGHDQLTGLPNRRHLDSQFALAQVSATEQQNLLPVCLLDLDYFKQVNDRYGHCMGDAVLKKVAQHLSQQIHEEMWAGRFGGEEFILLMPGLGPSAANDMVEGLLGTLEAMPIVLDGVSVSVTASAGLAMAGPTDAWEDVYARCDSALYQAKQSGRNQVASIDFPMKHSTPVE; encoded by the coding sequence ATGCGAATTTCAAGACAGTTTGCCGCGCTGGAGCAATTGATTGCTGCGGATGAAGATAGGAGTGTCGACACAGGTAATTCTTCGTCGCACGGTTTTGTTGGATCCGGCAATGATTCCTCATTTAGTGTTTTGTTGATCGAGGATGATGATGCCGATGCCCTGCTGCTGAAGCGTCTTTTGAAGCGAGCTCCCCATGCAACCTTCACGATCACGCACGAATCGAGTCTGGTCTCGGCACTCAAGCAAATCAAACAGTCTGATTTTGATGTAGCGATTGTCGACATCAATTTGCCGGATGCCCGCAATGCTGAATCCTTTGAACAGATCCGAGCCTTAGATTCGCGATTGCCGATCGTTGTTCTAACAGGCGACGATAGCGAGGAACTAGCGATTTATGCGATTCGATGTGGGGCCCAAGACTACCTTACCAAAGGGGAGGTTTCAGGCCCGACGTTGGCTCGAGCGTTGCGTTTTGCGATCGTTCGGCATCGAATGGTCCTGGGGCTGCAGACCGCTGCGGGGCATGATCAGTTGACCGGATTGCCAAATCGAAGGCACCTCGATTCTCAGTTTGCCCTGGCACAGGTCAGTGCGACGGAGCAACAGAATTTGCTTCCGGTTTGTCTTTTGGATTTGGATTATTTCAAGCAGGTCAATGACCGCTACGGTCACTGCATGGGGGACGCTGTTTTGAAAAAAGTGGCGCAGCATTTAAGCCAGCAGATTCACGAAGAAATGTGGGCAGGACGGTTTGGTGGCGAAGAGTTTATTCTGTTGATGCCCGGGTTAGGGCCCTCCGCGGCCAACGACATGGTCGAAGGTTTGCTAGGGACTTTGGAAGCCATGCCAATCGTCCTGGATGGCGTCTCCGTTTCAGTCACCGCGAGTGCTGGTCTGGCGATGGCCGGCCCCACCGACGCATGGGAAGATGTCTACGCTCGCTGCGACAGTGCCCTCTATCAAGCCAAGCAGAGTGGCCGCAATCAAGTCGCATCCATTGACTTCCCCATGAAACACTCCACACCTGTCGAGTAA
- a CDS encoding sulfatase — MFCNVGAATDSRRPNVLLIIADDLNCAIGPYGDDSAVTPHLDSLAARGLVFERAYCQQAVCNPSRSSFLTGLRPGTVGVDDLRKSFRKTAPNGSTLVTLPEHFKNNGYFCQDIGKIFHNMGETQDRRSWSIDEVLHRGTHAADTVHTNTPEAARTRRLSKAPVTESLPVSDVAYRDGQIANLAAAMIRDFPDGPQPFFLAVGFWRPHLPFVAPKKYWDLYDPAKLSQPFPQTPPENVPEIAMHSSSEVRSYDGIPKEGDLSAEQNQHLRHGYYASISFLDAQVGEILNALDQSEHRDNTIVVFLSDHGFHIGQKSLWGKTTNFELDARVPFVIADPRAPNSQGKSTASLTELVDLYPTLASLAGINGTLGPDLQGTDVSSLLTDPNQSLKNQAFTQHQHPFYGSRKNWKAWGHSVRTARWRYTQWTSIEDGNLLAEELYDHQSDPHETQNVAAEHPEIVRDLQQRLPN, encoded by the coding sequence ATGTTCTGCAACGTGGGCGCAGCGACCGATTCTCGGCGTCCCAATGTCCTCTTGATCATCGCCGACGATTTAAATTGTGCGATCGGCCCCTACGGTGATGATTCCGCCGTCACCCCGCACCTGGACTCGCTTGCAGCGCGTGGGTTGGTGTTTGAACGCGCTTACTGCCAACAAGCGGTTTGCAATCCGTCGCGTTCATCCTTCCTAACCGGTTTGCGTCCGGGGACTGTGGGAGTGGACGATCTACGCAAGAGTTTTCGCAAGACGGCGCCCAATGGATCAACGCTTGTCACGCTGCCTGAACACTTCAAAAACAACGGATACTTCTGCCAAGACATCGGCAAAATTTTTCATAACATGGGAGAGACGCAGGACCGTCGTTCTTGGTCGATCGACGAGGTGCTTCATCGCGGCACCCATGCGGCCGACACCGTCCATACCAACACTCCCGAAGCAGCGCGAACACGCCGACTGAGCAAAGCTCCGGTCACCGAATCGCTTCCCGTTTCGGACGTGGCCTATCGCGACGGCCAGATCGCGAACCTAGCGGCGGCGATGATCCGCGATTTTCCAGACGGCCCTCAGCCCTTCTTTTTGGCGGTCGGGTTCTGGCGACCGCACCTCCCCTTTGTAGCTCCCAAGAAATACTGGGACCTGTACGATCCCGCCAAGCTTTCCCAGCCCTTCCCCCAGACGCCGCCTGAAAACGTTCCAGAGATTGCGATGCACTCTTCAAGCGAAGTGCGTAGCTACGACGGGATTCCTAAAGAAGGTGATTTGTCAGCCGAACAAAACCAACATCTGCGGCACGGCTACTACGCCTCGATCAGCTTCCTAGATGCACAGGTTGGCGAAATCCTGAACGCCCTCGACCAAAGCGAACATCGCGACAACACGATCGTCGTCTTTCTTTCCGACCATGGTTTCCACATCGGGCAAAAAAGCCTTTGGGGCAAAACGACCAATTTCGAACTGGATGCTCGCGTACCTTTTGTTATCGCCGATCCGCGTGCCCCCAACAGCCAAGGGAAAAGTACCGCGTCGCTGACAGAACTGGTTGATTTGTATCCGACACTCGCCAGCTTGGCCGGAATCAACGGCACCCTCGGTCCGGACCTGCAAGGGACCGATGTATCCTCCCTTCTGACCGACCCCAATCAGTCCCTAAAGAACCAGGCATTCACCCAGCACCAGCATCCTTTCTACGGTTCCCGCAAAAACTGGAAAGCCTGGGGCCATTCGGTCCGAACAGCAAGGTGGCGTTACACCCAATGGACATCGATCGAAGATGGCAACCTACTAGCGGAGGAGCTATACGACCATCAATCCGATCCCCACGAAACCCAAAACGTCGCCGCCGAACACCCCGAAATAGTCCGCGACCTCCAACAACGCCTTCCAAACTAA
- the rpsR gene encoding 30S ribosomal protein S18, whose translation MAPRPLSNRSRARKRSRVRSRTKKRDPIFVDGQRPRPMYIDYKDVELLSKLVNRHGRIVGRRKSGCTAVSQHAVSAAIKRARYMGLMPFVGE comes from the coding sequence ATGGCACCCCGTCCTCTCAGTAATCGTAGCCGGGCCCGCAAACGTTCACGCGTTCGCTCGCGGACCAAGAAGCGTGATCCAATCTTCGTCGATGGCCAACGCCCACGTCCGATGTACATCGATTACAAGGACGTTGAATTGTTGAGCAAACTTGTCAACCGTCACGGTCGAATCGTCGGTCGTCGCAAAAGCGGTTGCACCGCTGTGAGCCAGCACGCCGTATCGGCAGCTATTAAGCGAGCCCGCTACATGGGTTTGATGCCCTTTGTTGGCGAATAG
- a CDS encoding acyl-CoA thioesterase — protein MTNSSFPIVSDGSDEPSEPSFVTKRRVEFRDTDAAGIVHFSAFFPMMESAEHAFLRASGLSVMQEQESGGSLTWPRVAASCDYLSAARFEDVLQIALFVDHLGTKSVRYRFEFSRDGQPIAVGKLTAVCCHFLAGKLTSVVIPDSVREAISTPVRDS, from the coding sequence ATGACCAATTCGTCGTTTCCAATTGTCTCGGATGGTTCGGATGAGCCATCCGAGCCTTCGTTTGTGACCAAGCGACGCGTCGAGTTTCGAGATACCGACGCGGCTGGAATCGTCCATTTTTCAGCTTTCTTTCCGATGATGGAATCAGCGGAGCACGCGTTTTTGCGGGCGTCCGGGCTTTCGGTCATGCAGGAACAGGAATCCGGAGGCAGTCTTACCTGGCCTCGAGTCGCCGCAAGTTGTGACTATCTTTCCGCAGCCCGGTTTGAAGATGTGCTGCAGATCGCCCTGTTTGTCGATCATCTGGGGACTAAGAGCGTCCGCTATCGGTTCGAGTTTTCCCGGGATGGTCAACCGATTGCGGTCGGGAAATTGACCGCCGTCTGCTGTCATTTTCTTGCGGGCAAGCTGACATCGGTCGTGATTCCGGATTCGGTACGGGAAGCGATTTCGACGCCAGTTCGCGATTCTTAG